The Collimonas sp. PA-H2 genome contains a region encoding:
- a CDS encoding DUF2917 domain-containing protein: MQTLFKQQSHTLSGGSVLSGVTEQHVILKVVSGRVWVTFEGQPEDHWLHAGRSLTLLPGRMVVVEADPGNSRISLSGLPQRGTPSILRALLARLRGPGFHPATSVS; this comes from the coding sequence ATGCAAACACTATTCAAACAACAGTCTCATACCTTGTCGGGCGGCAGCGTGCTGTCCGGCGTGACCGAACAGCACGTGATCCTGAAGGTGGTCAGCGGCCGCGTCTGGGTGACTTTCGAAGGGCAGCCGGAAGATCATTGGCTGCACGCCGGCCGTTCGCTGACCTTGCTGCCGGGGCGGATGGTGGTGGTCGAGGCGGATCCAGGCAACAGCCGCATCAGCCTGAGCGGCTTGCCGCAACGCGGTACGCCAAGCATCCTGCGAGCGCTGCTGGCACGCTTGCGCGGCCCTGGCTTCCATCCAGCCACCAGCGTGTCATGA
- a CDS encoding LysE family translocator, giving the protein MLASLLPLAVFAFVSSITPGPNNIMLTSSGIMFGFNRTIPHMLGVTFGFGVMLVLCAAGIGSLVLALPSIHVILKTLGSAYLLYLAWKLRKMSFKSELESGHKPMTFLGAAAFQAANPKAWIMAITSASAFLPPLQPIWLSIGLYCLIFSVINLPCVSVWAAAGSGLRRYLAQPLWQRVFCAVMVLLTIYSAVSIWL; this is encoded by the coding sequence ATGCTGGCCTCCTTGCTGCCGCTCGCTGTCTTTGCTTTCGTGTCGTCGATCACGCCGGGGCCGAACAACATCATGCTGACCTCGTCCGGCATCATGTTCGGCTTCAACCGCACGATTCCGCACATGCTGGGCGTTACCTTCGGTTTTGGCGTGATGCTGGTGCTGTGCGCGGCCGGTATCGGCAGCCTGGTGCTGGCTTTGCCGTCTATCCACGTGATTCTCAAAACCCTCGGCTCGGCTTATCTGCTGTACCTGGCTTGGAAACTGCGCAAGATGTCCTTCAAGTCCGAGCTGGAGAGCGGACATAAGCCGATGACTTTCCTTGGCGCGGCGGCTTTTCAGGCTGCCAATCCCAAGGCCTGGATCATGGCCATCACCAGCGCCTCGGCGTTCCTGCCGCCGCTGCAGCCGATCTGGCTGTCGATTGGCCTGTATTGCCTGATTTTCTCGGTGATCAACCTGCCATGCGTCAGCGTCTGGGCCGCTGCCGGTTCGGGGTTGCGGCGGTATCTGGCGCAACCGCTGTGGCAGCGCGTGTTTTGCGCGGTAATGGTGCTGCTGACCATCTATTCAGCGGTCTCGATCTGGCTGTGA
- a CDS encoding DMT family transporter: protein MTDESKGMWLGLAGVAIFSLTLPFTRMAVAELNPVLVAFGRAVVAALCSIPLLWKLKAARPRGAQWKALALTALGVVVGFPLFSSVAMRYVPASHGAIVLGILPLATAMFGALRFGERPSADFWIAALAGSGIVIVFALSQGGGGLQLADLALLAAVVAAAMGYAEGGRLSQTMGGQQVIAWALLLSLPVLLPITVWLGWRYGVNASPRAWLGFAYVSLFSMFIGFFFWYKGLALGGIARVGQVQLLQPFMTLLGAALLLGEALVASNMLFALAVLVVVGFGRKTAVRRQPA from the coding sequence ATGACAGATGAATCGAAGGGCATGTGGCTGGGGCTGGCCGGGGTGGCGATATTCAGCCTGACCTTGCCGTTCACGCGGATGGCAGTGGCCGAGCTGAATCCGGTGCTGGTCGCCTTCGGTCGGGCGGTGGTAGCGGCCTTATGTTCGATACCGCTGCTGTGGAAGCTGAAGGCCGCCCGGCCGCGCGGCGCGCAATGGAAAGCGCTGGCGCTGACGGCGCTCGGCGTGGTGGTCGGCTTTCCTTTGTTCTCTTCGGTGGCGATGCGCTACGTGCCGGCTTCGCACGGCGCCATCGTGCTCGGCATCTTGCCTCTGGCGACCGCGATGTTCGGCGCATTGCGCTTTGGCGAGCGGCCATCGGCCGATTTCTGGATCGCAGCCTTGGCGGGTAGCGGCATTGTTATTGTTTTTGCACTCAGTCAAGGTGGCGGCGGCCTGCAGTTGGCTGACCTGGCGCTGTTGGCGGCCGTAGTGGCCGCCGCCATGGGTTATGCCGAAGGCGGGCGCCTGTCGCAAACCATGGGCGGCCAGCAGGTGATCGCCTGGGCCTTGCTGCTGTCGTTGCCCGTCCTGCTGCCGATCACCGTCTGGCTGGGCTGGCGCTACGGCGTGAACGCCTCGCCCAGGGCCTGGCTCGGCTTTGCCTACGTCTCGCTATTCTCCATGTTTATCGGCTTCTTCTTCTGGTACAAGGGGCTGGCCCTGGGTGGCATCGCTCGTGTTGGTCAGGTGCAACTATTGCAGCCGTTTATGACCCTGCTGGGAGCTGCTCTGCTGCTGGGAGAGGCTCTGGTAGCCAGCAACATGTTGTTTGCCCTGGCAGTGCTGGTGGTCGTTGGCTTTGGCCGCAAAACGGCGGTACGGCGTCAGCCGGCCTGA
- a CDS encoding RidA family protein has protein sequence MSVYEKLQALNITLPAVAAPAAAYVMYAQSGNTVYLSGHLSKKDGKIWVGQLGKDITTEEAKQAARGIAVDLIATLQAACGGDLLRVKRVVKLMSLVNSTPDFTEQHLVTNGASELIGEVFGEQGKHARSAFGVAQLPLGACVEIEMIAEIE, from the coding sequence ATGTCTGTATATGAAAAGTTGCAAGCCCTGAATATCACTTTGCCTGCGGTCGCTGCGCCTGCGGCTGCCTATGTGATGTATGCCCAAAGCGGCAATACGGTCTACCTGTCCGGCCATCTGTCCAAGAAAGACGGCAAGATCTGGGTCGGGCAGCTCGGCAAGGACATCACGACCGAAGAAGCCAAGCAAGCCGCACGCGGCATTGCGGTTGACCTGATCGCTACCTTGCAAGCCGCTTGCGGCGGCGATCTGTTGCGCGTCAAACGGGTCGTCAAGCTGATGAGCCTGGTGAATTCGACGCCTGACTTTACGGAGCAGCATCTGGTCACCAACGGTGCCTCCGAACTGATCGGCGAAGTGTTTGGCGAGCAGGGCAAGCATGCCCGTTCCGCATTCGGTGTGGCACAGCTGCCGTTGGGCGCCTGCGTAGAAATCGAAATGATTGCTGAAATCGAATAA
- a CDS encoding PLP-dependent aminotransferase family protein: protein MKIENPTPLQWRFSERAQKLQSSAIREILKITMRPEIISFAGGLPSPATFPVERLKIAFDKVLSNQGKVALQYGPTDGYGPLREWVANSLSTDGAKIMANQVMMTSGSQQGLDLLGKVLIDEGSKVLVETPSYLGALQAFSLYGPEFVSLPSDDGGLIPESVATLGQDARMLYALPNFQNPTGRTLSVERRQALVNICAQLGLPLIEDDPYGALSYRAEPLPKMLSMNPGGVIYMGSFSKILTPGIRLGYVVAPRALIEKMEQAKQATDLHTSQLTQMVVYETIKDGFLDQHIPTIRKLYSDQCDAMLDALQTYFPSGVSWTRPEGGMFIWVTLPKHIDSTKLLAEAVEQHVAFVPGGPFYGNTPEQHTLRLSFVTVPPAKIRDGIEKLGKLIASKL from the coding sequence ATGAAAATCGAAAACCCAACCCCGCTGCAATGGCGTTTCTCGGAACGTGCACAGAAGCTGCAAAGCTCGGCTATCCGTGAAATCCTCAAGATCACCATGCGTCCGGAAATCATTTCCTTCGCCGGTGGCCTGCCGTCGCCGGCGACTTTCCCGGTCGAGCGCCTGAAGATCGCTTTCGACAAGGTGTTGTCGAATCAGGGCAAGGTCGCGCTGCAATACGGGCCGACCGACGGTTATGGTCCGTTGCGCGAGTGGGTGGCTAATTCACTGTCGACCGACGGCGCCAAGATCATGGCCAACCAGGTCATGATGACCTCCGGTTCGCAGCAAGGCCTGGACCTGCTAGGCAAGGTGCTGATCGACGAAGGCAGCAAAGTGCTGGTTGAAACCCCAAGCTACCTGGGCGCCTTGCAGGCGTTTTCGCTGTACGGTCCGGAATTCGTTTCGCTGCCTAGCGATGACGGCGGCTTGATCCCGGAAAGCGTAGCGACCCTGGGGCAAGACGCGCGCATGCTGTACGCCTTGCCGAATTTCCAGAATCCTACCGGCCGCACCTTGTCGGTCGAGCGCCGCCAGGCCTTGGTGAATATCTGCGCCCAGCTCGGCTTGCCGCTGATCGAAGACGATCCCTACGGCGCCCTCAGCTATCGCGCCGAGCCGCTGCCGAAGATGCTCAGCATGAATCCGGGCGGCGTGATCTACATGGGCTCCTTCTCCAAGATCCTGACGCCAGGCATACGCCTCGGTTACGTCGTCGCTCCGCGCGCGTTGATCGAGAAGATGGAACAGGCCAAGCAAGCCACCGATCTGCACACTTCGCAGCTGACGCAGATGGTGGTGTACGAAACCATCAAGGACGGTTTCCTCGACCAGCATATCCCGACCATCCGCAAGCTGTATTCGGACCAGTGCGACGCCATGCTGGATGCGTTGCAAACCTATTTCCCGAGCGGCGTCAGCTGGACCCGGCCGGAAGGCGGCATGTTCATCTGGGTGACCCTGCCTAAGCATATCGACAGCACCAAGCTGCTGGCGGAAGCAGTGGAGCAGCACGTGGCCTTCGTGCCGGGCGGCCCGTTCTATGGCAATACGCCGGAACAGCATACCCTGCGCCTGAGCTTCGTCACCGTGCCGCCAGCCAAGATCCGCGACGGCATCGAGAAACTGGGCAAGCTGATTGCTTCGAAACTCTAG
- a CDS encoding low specificity L-threonine aldolase, with protein sequence MQHFASDNQAGICPEALEYLLKSNGSGHEPSYGDDSWTQRVCDRMRDLFQTDCDVFFVFNGTAANSLALASLCQSYHSVICHELAHIETDECGGPEFFSNGSKLLTAKGENGKLTPDAIEALVTKRADIHYPRPKVVSITQSTEVGTVYTVEEVRAIAAIAKRRQLRVHMDGARFANAVASLDVHPSEITWRAGVDVLCFGGTKNGLPVGEVVVFFDKKLAEDFAYRVKQAGQLASKMRFISAPWLGLLDNDVWLRNARHANAMAALLHQRLLDIAGIKVLFAPQANAVFAELPDHAAKAMRARGWKFYQFIGAGGCRLMCAWDTQQETVERFAAELRSLCV encoded by the coding sequence TTGCAGCATTTTGCCTCCGATAACCAGGCCGGCATCTGCCCCGAAGCGCTTGAATATCTGCTCAAGAGCAACGGTAGCGGCCACGAGCCTTCATATGGCGACGACAGCTGGACCCAGCGCGTATGCGACCGCATGCGCGATCTGTTCCAGACCGATTGCGACGTCTTCTTCGTGTTCAACGGCACTGCCGCCAACTCGCTGGCGCTGGCGTCCTTGTGCCAGTCTTATCACTCAGTGATCTGCCATGAGCTGGCGCATATCGAAACCGATGAATGCGGCGGCCCTGAGTTCTTTTCCAACGGCTCGAAGCTGCTGACGGCCAAGGGCGAAAACGGCAAGCTGACGCCGGATGCGATCGAGGCGCTGGTGACCAAGCGCGCCGATATCCACTATCCGCGGCCGAAAGTGGTCAGCATTACGCAATCGACTGAAGTCGGCACCGTCTACACGGTTGAAGAAGTGCGCGCCATCGCCGCGATCGCCAAGCGCCGCCAGCTGCGGGTGCATATGGACGGCGCGCGTTTTGCCAATGCCGTGGCATCCCTCGATGTGCATCCCTCAGAAATCACCTGGCGCGCCGGCGTCGACGTGCTGTGCTTCGGCGGCACCAAGAACGGTTTGCCGGTGGGCGAGGTGGTGGTGTTCTTCGATAAGAAGCTGGCCGAGGATTTCGCCTATCGCGTCAAGCAGGCCGGCCAGCTGGCTTCCAAGATGCGGTTCATATCCGCACCGTGGCTGGGCTTGCTCGACAACGACGTCTGGCTGCGGAATGCGCGCCATGCCAACGCCATGGCCGCGCTGCTGCACCAGCGTTTGCTGGATATCGCCGGAATAAAAGTGCTGTTTGCACCGCAGGCGAATGCCGTCTTTGCCGAGCTGCCGGATCACGCCGCCAAGGCCATGCGGGCGCGCGGCTGGAAGTTCTATCAGTTCATCGGCGCCGGCGGCTGCCGCCTGATGTGCGCCTGGGACACGCAGCAAGAGACGGTAGAGCGGTTTGCCGCTGAACTGCGCAGCTTGTGCGTCTGA
- the parC gene encoding DNA topoisomerase IV subunit A, with translation MTDQNDLFAAPDAPTPDAESLTLATFAERAYLDYAISVVKGRALPDVSDGQKPVQRRILYAMSELGLNAAAKPRKSALVVGDVLGKLHPHGDQSVYDALVRMTQDFSLRYPLVDGQGNFGSRDGDGAAAMRYTEARLTPIARLLLEEIDMGTVDFQPNYDGSTEEPKLLPARLPFVLLNGASGIAVGLATEIPSHNLQEVAKAAVALIRNPALNHAELMLIIPGPDFPGGGQIITSATAISEMYESGRGSLKVRATWKIEDLARGQWQAVVTELPPGASSQKILEEIEELTNPKIKLGKKTLTPDQIALKTSILSVLDTVRDESGRDAPVRLVFEPKSKNLDQTEFTNMLLAHTSLESSASINLVMIGGDGRPRQKGLGMILREWISFRFTTVTRRSQFKLQKIDDRIHILEGREAILLNIDKVIKLIRESDEPKPALIAAFNLSDRQAEDILEIRLRQLARLESIKIQQELAELRSEKATLQDLLDNPASMKRLIIKEIEGDQKQFGDARRTLIEAAEKAVVETKIIDEPVTVIISQKGWVRARTGHGHDAGQFGFKAGDALYGAFECRTVDNLLTFGSNGRIYSVSVATLPNARGDGVPITTLIDLANGSSILHYFAGPLDTVLLLASAGGYGFTAKLGDMLSRVKAGKAYVTLDEGDLPLPPQALGSTASAIACLSEKGRLLVFGLDECKSLSNGGRGVILMELEANEKLLAAQPISQRGVLVTGVGRGGKAQQVALSASGLAPHIGKRARKGKMLESKLKPATLTPVAP, from the coding sequence ATGACCGACCAAAACGATCTGTTTGCCGCACCAGATGCACCAACTCCGGACGCTGAATCTTTAACCCTTGCCACCTTTGCCGAGCGCGCCTATCTCGACTACGCCATTTCGGTAGTCAAGGGCCGCGCCTTGCCGGACGTCTCCGACGGCCAGAAACCGGTTCAGCGCCGCATCCTGTACGCGATGAGCGAACTCGGCCTGAACGCCGCCGCCAAGCCGCGCAAGTCGGCGCTGGTGGTGGGTGACGTGCTGGGTAAGCTGCATCCGCATGGCGACCAGTCAGTCTATGACGCGCTGGTGCGCATGACCCAGGACTTCTCGCTGCGCTACCCGCTGGTCGACGGCCAGGGTAATTTCGGCTCGCGCGATGGCGACGGCGCTGCGGCAATGCGTTACACCGAAGCCCGCCTGACGCCGATCGCCCGGCTGCTGCTGGAAGAAATCGACATGGGCACGGTCGATTTCCAGCCTAACTACGACGGCTCCACCGAAGAACCGAAACTGCTGCCGGCACGCCTGCCCTTCGTCCTGCTGAACGGCGCCTCCGGTATTGCGGTGGGCTTGGCCACTGAAATTCCATCGCACAATTTGCAGGAAGTTGCCAAGGCGGCGGTTGCCCTGATCCGCAATCCGGCACTGAATCACGCCGAACTGATGCTAATCATCCCAGGCCCGGACTTTCCGGGCGGCGGCCAGATCATCACCTCTGCGACGGCGATTTCCGAGATGTACGAAAGCGGCCGCGGCAGCCTGAAAGTGCGCGCCACCTGGAAAATCGAAGACTTGGCGCGCGGCCAGTGGCAGGCAGTCGTCACCGAATTGCCGCCGGGCGCGTCGTCGCAAAAGATCCTGGAAGAAATCGAGGAACTGACCAATCCGAAAATCAAGCTCGGCAAAAAAACCCTGACGCCGGACCAGATCGCACTCAAGACTTCCATCCTGTCGGTGCTGGATACGGTGCGCGACGAATCGGGCCGTGACGCGCCGGTACGGCTGGTGTTTGAACCGAAATCGAAGAACCTGGACCAGACCGAATTCACCAACATGCTGTTGGCGCACACGTCGCTAGAGAGCAGCGCCTCGATCAACCTGGTGATGATAGGCGGCGATGGCCGGCCGCGCCAGAAGGGTCTGGGCATGATCTTGCGCGAGTGGATCAGCTTCCGCTTCACTACTGTAACGCGGCGCTCGCAATTCAAGCTGCAGAAGATCGACGACCGTATCCATATCCTGGAGGGCCGCGAAGCGATCCTGCTGAATATCGACAAGGTGATCAAGCTGATCCGCGAATCGGATGAGCCGAAGCCGGCGCTGATCGCCGCCTTCAACCTGTCCGACCGCCAGGCTGAAGACATCCTTGAAATCCGCCTGCGCCAGCTGGCGCGCCTGGAGTCGATCAAGATCCAGCAAGAGCTGGCCGAACTGCGCAGCGAAAAAGCCACGCTGCAAGACCTGCTCGACAATCCGGCATCGATGAAGCGCCTGATCATCAAGGAAATCGAAGGCGACCAGAAACAGTTCGGCGATGCCCGCCGCACCCTGATCGAGGCCGCCGAAAAGGCGGTGGTGGAAACCAAGATTATCGACGAGCCGGTGACCGTCATCATTTCGCAAAAGGGCTGGGTACGAGCACGCACCGGCCATGGCCATGACGCCGGCCAGTTCGGCTTCAAGGCCGGCGACGCCTTGTACGGCGCATTCGAATGCCGCACCGTCGACAATCTGCTGACCTTCGGTTCCAACGGCCGCATCTATTCGGTGTCGGTGGCGACCTTGCCTAATGCACGCGGCGACGGCGTCCCGATCACTACCCTGATCGACCTCGCCAACGGCAGCAGCATCCTGCACTACTTCGCCGGTCCGCTGGACACCGTTTTGCTGCTGGCTAGCGCCGGCGGTTACGGCTTCACCGCCAAGCTCGGCGACATGCTGAGCCGGGTCAAAGCCGGCAAAGCCTACGTCACGCTGGACGAAGGTGATCTCCCGCTGCCGCCGCAAGCGCTGGGCAGTACGGCCAGCGCGATCGCCTGCCTGTCGGAAAAAGGCCGTTTACTGGTGTTCGGGCTGGATGAATGCAAGTCGCTCAGCAACGGCGGCCGCGGCGTGATCCTGATGGAGCTGGAGGCCAACGAAAAACTACTGGCGGCACAGCCGATCAGCCAGCGCGGCGTACTGGTAACCGGCGTCGGCCGCGGCGGCAAAGCCCAGCAGGTAGCATTGTCGGCATCGGGTCTGGCGCCGCACATCGGCAAGCGGGCGCGCAAAGGGAAAATGCTGGAGTCGAAACTGAAACCGGCAACCCTCACGCCAGTGGCGCCATAG
- a CDS encoding lytic transglycosylase domain-containing protein, whose amino-acid sequence MNLLRHCLGRLLAATLLTCALLTTVTSARADIFGYIDAEGMGHFSTEKLDERYQLFMHGDGAFDSSQFTSKSQKPLNPAVRDSALFRYLSQHPNLKKYEPLVNQAAQEFALDPALLKAVMAAESGFNPGAVSPKGAIGLMQIMPATAERYGLTGDKKKPIEQKLTDPRTNIRLGARYLRDLLKLYPAQQELVIASYNAGEGAVQKYKNQVPPYPETRNYVQLVRQFYQLYQPALAKSGGNGGNGLKRIQLVIPGRRSMPADIAPAPVAGLIQPAAALPAATTPLIE is encoded by the coding sequence ATGAATCTGCTTCGCCATTGTTTGGGCCGACTCCTCGCAGCCACTTTGCTGACGTGCGCACTGCTGACCACGGTCACCAGTGCGCGCGCGGATATCTTCGGCTATATCGATGCCGAGGGCATGGGCCATTTTTCAACTGAAAAACTGGATGAGCGCTATCAGCTATTCATGCACGGCGACGGCGCTTTCGATTCCTCCCAGTTCACCAGCAAGAGCCAGAAGCCGCTCAATCCGGCGGTGCGCGACAGCGCTCTGTTCCGCTATCTGTCACAGCATCCCAATCTGAAAAAATACGAACCGCTGGTGAACCAGGCAGCGCAAGAGTTTGCGCTCGATCCCGCCTTGCTGAAGGCGGTGATGGCAGCCGAGTCTGGATTCAACCCCGGCGCCGTATCTCCCAAGGGCGCAATCGGCCTGATGCAGATCATGCCGGCTACCGCCGAACGCTACGGCCTGACCGGCGACAAGAAAAAGCCGATTGAGCAGAAACTCACCGATCCACGCACCAATATCCGCCTGGGCGCGCGCTATCTGCGCGACCTGCTCAAGCTCTATCCGGCCCAGCAGGAGCTGGTCATCGCCTCTTATAACGCCGGCGAAGGCGCGGTGCAAAAGTACAAAAACCAGGTGCCGCCCTATCCGGAAACTCGCAATTACGTGCAGCTGGTGCGGCAGTTTTATCAGCTGTACCAGCCAGCCCTGGCCAAATCGGGCGGCAATGGCGGCAACGGCCTGAAACGTATCCAGCTGGTGATTCCCGGCCGCCGCAGCATGCCGGCCGACATCGCGCCGGCGCCGGTTGCCGGCCTGATTCAGCCAGCCGCGGCACTGCCGGCGGCGACAACCCCTTTAATCGAATAA
- a CDS encoding DNA topoisomerase IV subunit B, whose translation MATKKSPQSDYSESSIRVLKGLEPVKQRPGMYTRTENPLHIIQEVIDNASDEALGGYCKNILVTLNADGSVSVEDDGRGIPVGMHPEEKVPTVEIVFTRLHAGGKFDKGSGGAYSFSGGLHGVGVSVTNALSSRLEITVWREAGVHHMVFADGDVIEKLKSRPLGRDDKKSGTRVTAWPNPKYFDSPAISQPELQRLLRSKAVLLPGVKVTLLNAKTGDSQTWQYDQGLRGYLMESLAQSSNAEPLIPLFEGEQYANADAEGFAEGEGAAWVVAWTEDGAIVRESYVNLIPTSAGGTHESGLREGLFGAVKSFVEMHSLLPKGVKLLPEDVFARVSFVLSAKVLDPQFQGQIKERLNSRDAVRLVSTYTRPALELWLNQHVEYGKKLADLVIKQAQNRLRSAQKVEKKKSSGVAVLPGKLTDCESSDITRNELFLVEGDSAGGSAKMGRDKEFQAILPLRGKVLNSWETERDRLFANNEIHDIAVAIGVDPHGKTDTIDFSGLRYGKICILSDADVDGSHIQVLLLTLFFRHFPQLIDRGNICIARPPLYRVDAPARGKKPAQKIYALDDGELEAIEDKLRKDGVKDTAWSISRFKGLGEMNAEQLWETTMNPDTRRLLPVSLGNFDLEASENRFNMLMGKGEAAARRAWIEEHGNEAEADI comes from the coding sequence ATGGCAACCAAAAAATCACCGCAATCTGACTACAGCGAATCATCGATCCGTGTACTGAAGGGCCTGGAGCCGGTCAAGCAACGCCCGGGCATGTACACCCGCACCGAAAATCCGCTGCATATCATTCAGGAAGTGATCGACAATGCCTCGGACGAAGCGCTCGGCGGATATTGCAAGAATATCCTGGTGACCCTGAATGCCGACGGCAGCGTCAGCGTCGAGGATGACGGCCGGGGCATCCCGGTCGGCATGCATCCGGAAGAAAAAGTGCCGACGGTGGAAATCGTGTTCACCCGCCTGCACGCCGGCGGCAAGTTCGACAAGGGCAGCGGCGGCGCCTACTCCTTTTCCGGCGGCCTGCATGGCGTCGGCGTCTCGGTCACCAACGCCCTCTCCTCGCGCTTGGAAATTACGGTGTGGCGCGAAGCGGGCGTGCATCACATGGTATTTGCCGATGGCGACGTGATTGAGAAGCTCAAGTCGCGCCCGCTCGGCCGCGACGACAAGAAATCCGGCACCCGCGTCACCGCCTGGCCGAATCCTAAATACTTCGATTCGCCGGCCATCTCGCAACCAGAACTGCAGCGCCTGCTGCGCTCCAAGGCAGTGCTGCTGCCCGGCGTCAAGGTGACGCTGCTGAACGCCAAGACAGGCGACAGCCAGACCTGGCAATACGACCAGGGCTTGCGCGGCTACCTGATGGAATCGCTGGCGCAATCCTCGAATGCCGAGCCGCTGATCCCGCTGTTCGAAGGCGAGCAATACGCCAATGCCGACGCCGAAGGATTCGCCGAGGGCGAAGGCGCGGCATGGGTGGTGGCCTGGACCGAAGACGGCGCCATCGTGCGCGAATCCTATGTCAACCTGATCCCTACCTCGGCCGGCGGCACCCATGAATCGGGCTTGCGCGAAGGCTTGTTCGGCGCCGTCAAGAGCTTCGTCGAAATGCACTCGCTGCTGCCCAAGGGCGTCAAGCTGTTGCCGGAAGACGTGTTTGCGCGCGTCTCCTTTGTCTTGTCGGCCAAGGTGCTGGACCCGCAGTTCCAGGGCCAGATCAAGGAACGCCTGAATTCTCGCGATGCAGTGCGGCTGGTCTCGACCTATACCCGGCCGGCGCTGGAACTGTGGCTGAACCAGCACGTTGAGTACGGCAAGAAGCTGGCCGACCTGGTCATCAAACAGGCTCAGAACCGCCTGCGCTCAGCGCAAAAAGTCGAAAAGAAGAAATCTTCCGGCGTCGCCGTGTTGCCAGGCAAACTGACCGATTGCGAATCCAGCGATATCACCCGCAATGAACTGTTCCTGGTTGAGGGCGATTCCGCCGGCGGCTCGGCGAAAATGGGCCGCGACAAGGAATTCCAGGCGATCCTGCCTTTACGCGGCAAGGTCCTCAACTCTTGGGAAACCGAACGCGACCGCTTGTTCGCCAATAATGAAATCCACGACATCGCCGTCGCCATCGGCGTCGACCCGCACGGCAAAACCGACACCATCGATTTCAGCGGTCTGCGCTACGGCAAGATCTGCATCCTATCAGATGCGGATGTCGACGGCTCACACATCCAGGTGCTGCTGCTGACCCTGTTCTTCCGCCATTTCCCGCAATTGATCGACCGCGGCAACATTTGCATCGCGCGGCCGCCGCTGTACCGGGTCGATGCCCCGGCACGCGGCAAGAAGCCGGCGCAAAAGATCTACGCCCTGGATGACGGCGAACTGGAAGCCATCGAAGATAAATTGCGCAAGGATGGCGTCAAGGACACGGCCTGGTCGATCTCGCGCTTCAAAGGCCTGGGCGAGATGAACGCCGAGCAGCTGTGGGAAACCACAATGAATCCGGATACCCGCCGCCTGCTGCCGGTTTCGCTCGGCAATTTCGACCTGGAAGCATCGGAAAACCGCTTCAACATGCTGATGGGCAAAGGCGAAGCGGCAGCCCGGCGCGCCTGGATTGAAGAACACGGGAATGAGGCCGAGGCAGATATCTGA
- a CDS encoding PleD family two-component system response regulator: MKNHNAPFAIRFIGFSAREINIFDATFSVEQNRQKQYFRLFADSLQEPDLYLVNSDDLKALAMLADMEPNNLRPALLVGTPHVDLPFSNVERPIRWLKLFDALDTLMERRLIMLAKQNPADAALVNNVPERRRRERLDLDLTDPQEYERMRNKAPQSDRILVIDNQSTFRDDLAMAMAHHVVPVEWAGSLDAAAEVYTRLSISVVLINPRLAQIDPYELCSTIKRQHENTRIAVVFLSDKDFAYDQARASQAGCDGFLDRHLEQPQILLALGKFLSMRDRV, encoded by the coding sequence ATGAAAAATCATAACGCACCATTCGCCATTCGTTTCATCGGATTTTCTGCGCGCGAAATTAATATTTTCGATGCCACATTCTCGGTCGAGCAAAATCGCCAGAAGCAGTATTTTCGCTTATTCGCCGACAGCTTGCAGGAGCCGGACCTGTACCTGGTCAATTCCGACGATCTGAAAGCGCTGGCGATGCTGGCCGACATGGAACCGAACAATCTACGGCCGGCGCTGCTGGTCGGCACGCCGCATGTGGATCTGCCGTTTTCCAATGTCGAGCGGCCGATCCGCTGGCTCAAGCTGTTCGATGCGCTGGACACCCTGATGGAGCGGCGCCTGATCATGCTGGCCAAGCAGAATCCCGCCGATGCCGCGCTGGTGAACAACGTGCCTGAGCGGCGCCGGCGCGAACGGCTCGACCTCGACCTGACCGATCCGCAGGAATACGAGCGCATGCGCAACAAGGCGCCGCAAAGCGACCGCATCCTGGTGATCGATAATCAATCGACCTTTCGCGACGATCTGGCGATGGCCATGGCGCATCACGTGGTGCCGGTGGAGTGGGCCGGCAGCCTGGATGCCGCGGCGGAGGTTTACACGCGGCTCAGCATTTCCGTAGTGCTGATCAACCCCAGGCTGGCGCAGATCGATCCCTACGAGCTGTGCAGCACGATCAAGCGTCAGCATGAGAATACGCGGATAGCCGTGGTTTTTCTGAGCGATAAAGACTTCGCCTACGATCAGGCGCGGGCCAGCCAGGCCGGTTGCGACGGCTTTCTTGATCGCCACCTGGAACAGCCGCAAATCTTGCTGGCGCTGGGCAAGTTCCTGTCGATGCGGGACAGGGTTTAA